The sequence taaaatgaatatcttattttggtcatccatgaaaaatattattttttatgaataaattacttttattgtaaatatgaacaaattTAAACAGTATcatatataaagattcgtgatatcATCTCATAAAATACCTACTATTAATTAATTGTGCTATCacacattatatatatagtttatttattgtttgattGTAAAAATCAAATACCATTGTTGGTCGtgcttataaaaaaaatatattataccaCGAGctataacatattaaataaataaacctcCCAATTCCTAGATTTTATCATAACTGATAAAATTTTTACGtatcaataattaaatatattctaaAAAATCTTTGGAAATATGAGGCAGTGGGTGATGGAACTAATGTTAATGTGCCACCCGTCCAACCATCgaccaattaattttttaaaaaaaaacaattaacatCATACACAAATTCTGTGGAATTTAGTGTGATGTTGCATGAGCAAATCAAAATGctttatgaatataaaatcgtatgcataaaaaaatatcgGACATTTGATTTAGTTGGGTCTaaccaaatatatatttcagaGAATAAAAgtcatattattaaatttaaaaaataccacttaaaagttataattttatagttttggacGGTAATCTTGTCTAACATGCCACAAAAGTGGGTCTAGAAAAGTTCCGTTTGAACAAGTACttataaaacatttttataaaattgcTTTTAAGTTGTTATAAGGATAAATATACGTTTGAACAATtactttataataatattttaaaattgaaaaatagtGTGTTTTGTTTTCCATTATTGCTTTCgattataaaaacatatatcaattcgtcttttaaaaaactttacttgaaaaataaaaatatttttcaaaaatgttttACAAAAATCTTGTTCAAACATATACTTtaagttttttaaatttataaaaactaatttttttttaaaattcttgtcCAACCGAACCCCTAATATTGAGGAGGTCGAAGGAGATATACATATAGATTTAGTGTATTTTGATGGTGTTAACTACTATATTTGTTCCAAAATATTGTAGAtttgtaatttttatatatatgaaggAAATTATTAGAAAAGTAAAATATATGAACAACATCGTATTTTACTcttgtttattttattcaaaaaaacaGTTTTACATTTTTCCAGACTTGATTAATATGaatatatcaataaaaaaatactaaatataAAAACTAGACAATATAAGAAATCGTAAATAATTAGAAAGTAATTAGGACGAATTGATTTACTCATAAAATTAagtgttttattattataaaaactctAGTAGAACGGTCTGattgatcaattttgtgatgcGGATTTTTTATGtggatcatccataaaaaaaatattatttttatgtcaaaatttttattttttatcgtaaataTTAACATTAACTCATCTTCCAATTAAAAATTTGTGAAATCGACTTTCGATAGACctattaatttatgatttattattagtAGGATCATTGTCTCGCAACTTCTTCGAAAGCTCGTTGGCTGAAAACGGTCCCAGGACTGAAAGCAAATTAAAGCTGATATGAACAGAATAAAACTCTACATTTAGACAAGTGCGCGTTCTTGAAGCCACCAAAAGAGAGATCGATGGTGATTTGTCATCctcttttttataaaatattttgctatGTGACCCGTCTAATTATTAgtgtataaatatataatttaaatttaatatccctacggaatttatttattttgtatattctatCAATAAGCTAAGAATCAGTTCGGATTTGTTCGGAAttcggttttttcgattttaaaaatatatagtatGATATTCGAAACACTTTTCTTTGGTTAGGTTCGATTTTTTATCAAAACGATTCAGTTTCGTTTATTTAAATtagttattaaaatatattttaaaatagaatatattatatttttggttaatattttaataaaaactataatataaaatataaatatattaaataaataacaatccactaaatattaacaaaaattattttaacatgttaaatattatttcataaaatatacaatctatataaaaatataaataaaattattaatctaattaaatttctattttttttagtaatctGAAATCAAACAATGTCAACttcgattttaacatttttagtaATCTGAAAACAAACCACGTCAACTtggattttaacatttatttatattcaaattaaaaaattcgtTTTCCGAGTCTGAtctttaagtttaaattttcaaattttcgatttaaacgAAATTTTGAACACCCTTAACTTTACTGattgttattttaataataatgacAAACTTAACCAACTTGTAGTCATCAGAATAAACACAAGAGgaacatataatataaattccaGTTTAGTCTAATAAATTTATACACGAAAATTAACATACTATGTGAGTTGTGATTGgtaattaaattttggaaacaacgaaagaaaaaaggaaaaaaagaaaaagggggGGCTATTATATGTTTGCCTCTAAACATGTTAAAAATCAAGCACTAGCTAGCTGTCACGGAAAAACCCAAATCGGAAGATGGGGGCCGGGCTGTGTGGGATTTCTTGTCGTTTTTTAATCACTTTTAGATTTTCAGTTTCCAAAAagcaaaattttcaataaatgaAAATCAACGAAACCccattatatataaaatgtttataatATCAATGTTTCTTAGTAATGCTCGGAGCGAATAACATGCACTATCAAGTTGTTTCAAGATTATACGGTGAAAGACAAAATGGTACAAGGAAACGATAAGGGAGATGGATGTAGTATGAGAGTAATTGGGCTATTTAGTAGCATGGACTACAGTGCAGTAGAAGGTAATTAAACTGCATCCATCCATCCATCATTAGATGCAACTGCTCGAGCTGTAAAACCGCGTTCTTCCCttccatttattttttcatgtcctcTCACTTCTAATTAGGTACATTTCAATTCCTCATCGCTACTGGAGTAGTGTTTTTGATAAATATCGCCACCATACAGctgtatattataataataataataataataataataaatatttctatgtaacataagaaaaataaattgctAGACAAATatcttttttcccaaaaaaaaaaaattgtacgtGGACACTATCACTCACTATATCCAATTAATATATTGGAATCCGCAGTATAAATAACAAACAAAATCTAATAAGTTCTCTGTACTTCCACAGATAGTGTTCACAAACTCCACTCTCttgttcaaatttcaaaaactcTCTGCAATTGTAGAAAAATGGCATCCCGCAGCTTCATCTTCCTGATTATCTTCATCTTTTTCAGTTTCTTCCATGTCACTGTACAAAAGAGGATGATTTCTGTGTCTTTCCCTTTAACTTCGGCTCCCATGTCCAGAAACTCCGTTTCcaaggaaaaaaatttatcttcTCTTATGTATTCGTCTAATGAAACCGCCGGCACACAGAAGAAGGACGCGGCTTCATCGTCACCGTTTAATTACGAGTACACGTCGTCGTTTAAGTACTCAATGGCTCTGATCGTTTCTCTTCCTATTGGGACCCCACCCCAGGTTCAGCAGGTGGTTATCGACACCGGCAGCCAGCTTTCTTGGATTCAGTGTCACAAGAAGTCCCCCAAAGCGCCGCCTCCGCCGCGGCCTCCGTCCTCTTCTTTCGACCCCTCTCTTTCTTCAACTTTCTCTGTTCTCCCTTGCACACACCCTCTCTGCAAGCCTCGAATCCCCGACTTCACCCTCCCCACTTCGTGCGATCAGAACCGTCTGTGCCACTACTCTTACTTCTACGCCGACGGGACTTTGGCGGAGGGAAATCTCGTCAGGGAAAAGTTCACCTTTTCTCGCTCCCGGGTCACCCCTCCTTTGATCCTAGGGTGCACAACAGATTCCGCTGATGCCGAAGGCATCTTGGGAATGAATCTTGGGAGATTGTCATTCGCTTCTCAAGCCAAGGTCCCGAGATTTTCTTATTGCGTACCCACTCGACAAGGGAACACCAAAACAAATCCAGCAGGCACGTTTTATCTAGGCAGAAACCCGAATTCTCGGAAATTTCAATATGTTAATCTCTTGGCCTTCCCAAGAAGCCATGAAATGCCCAACTTCGACCCCTTAGCCTACACTATCCCGATGACGGGTATTAAAATCGGCGGGACAAGGCTGAACATCTCGAGTACAGTTTTCCGGCCAGATGCCGGAGGTTCTGGCCAGACGATGATCGATTCCGGCACCCAGTACACCTTTCTGGTGGAAGCTGCGTATTCCAAAGTGAGGGAACATGTTGTGAGGCTGGCGGGTCCAAAATTGAAGAAGGGGTACGTGTATGGGGGTTCGTTGGACATGTGCTTTGATGGCAATCCGGTGGAGATCGGACGGCTGATAGGCGACATGAGTTTTGAATTTGATAATGGACTGGAGATTTTGACCAATAAGGAGAGGATATTGGATGACGTGGGAGATGGGATCCACTGCGTGGGGATCGGACGGTCGGAATCGCTCGGTGTTGCTAGTAATATCATTGGTAATTTTCATCAGCAAAATCATTGGGTGGAATTCGATCTCATCAGAAAACGAGTTGGGTTTGGAGTAGCTGATTGCCGCCGGGCTGGAATTTgagatatatatgttttttaatttaatatagtacttttttttttgttcatagGGTGGTCGATAGTAAATATTAAGGATGTACACAATGTTACATGTGATTTCagtattgtttttaaattttgatgatGATGAATTCGTGAACcctaatttgtttttattttttaaaaaaactaggAATTAAATTGTATTTAGAGtgatatatttgaattatatttttattattattaataaaacaaTATATGAAATCGCataaactatttatttatatattagttaaataaataaaaatggattttaattgttttattattgagtaaattaacatgaaatattatttaaatatggaaGAGTGAATTTGAAGTATATGTTTTTGTCAATCCAAATTTGTAAGATTTTGACGACGATGATATATGTAAGTGGtgcataattaaaaaatatgtctAAAATTTTTTCAATCTAAAACTTTTAAGTTGTTGCATGGCTTATTATAGTTTTTCCagtttaactttttttttttacaactgAAATCTTGTAATTTATTAAGAATAAGATAGGTCCGCAATTACAAGTTTAATCAACCACAAAGGAAAAGATCCATGCTCCCAAACAAAATGAGAGGAGGATGAAAAAGCAAAAGCAGCAACCGAGTGAGCCACCCGGTTAGCCGATCTCCTAACATGAATAAGATGTGGGCTCTCGAGTGCCTCTATAAGTATGCTAATATCTGTAGCAATTGAACCCACATAACTAAGATCCTCTTCTGACCTTGTAACTGGTTGCACTGCAAGAAGAGAGTCCGAGGTGATTTGATAAATCTGAATGTTGTGCTGCCTAGCGACCTTCAAGCCAACCTGGATGGCAAG comes from Primulina huaijiensis isolate GDHJ02 chromosome 2, ASM1229523v2, whole genome shotgun sequence and encodes:
- the LOC140970968 gene encoding aspartic proteinase PCS1-like — encoded protein: MASRSFIFLIIFIFFSFFHVTVQKRMISVSFPLTSAPMSRNSVSKEKNLSSLMYSSNETAGTQKKDAASSSPFNYEYTSSFKYSMALIVSLPIGTPPQVQQVVIDTGSQLSWIQCHKKSPKAPPPPRPPSSSFDPSLSSTFSVLPCTHPLCKPRIPDFTLPTSCDQNRLCHYSYFYADGTLAEGNLVREKFTFSRSRVTPPLILGCTTDSADAEGILGMNLGRLSFASQAKVPRFSYCVPTRQGNTKTNPAGTFYLGRNPNSRKFQYVNLLAFPRSHEMPNFDPLAYTIPMTGIKIGGTRLNISSTVFRPDAGGSGQTMIDSGTQYTFLVEAAYSKVREHVVRLAGPKLKKGYVYGGSLDMCFDGNPVEIGRLIGDMSFEFDNGLEILTNKERILDDVGDGIHCVGIGRSESLGVASNIIGNFHQQNHWVEFDLIRKRVGFGVADCRRAGI